A region of Pongo pygmaeus isolate AG05252 chromosome 15, NHGRI_mPonPyg2-v2.0_pri, whole genome shotgun sequence DNA encodes the following proteins:
- the NRL gene encoding neural retina-specific leucine zipper protein, protein MALPPSPLAMEYVNDFDLMKFEVKREPSEGRPGPPTASLGSTPYSSVPPSPTFSEPGMAGATEGTRPGLEELYWLATLQQQLGAGEALGLSPEEAVELLQGQGPVPVDGPHGYYPGSPEETGAQHVQLAERFSDAALVSMSVRELNRQLRGCGRDEALRLKQRRRTLKNRGYAQACRSKRLQQRRGLEAERARLAAQLDALRAEVARLARERDLYKARCDRLTSSGPGSGDPSHLFL, encoded by the exons ATGGCCCTGCCCCCCAGCCCCCTGGCCATGGAATATGTCAATGACTTTGACTTGATGAAGTTTGAGGTAAAGCGGGAGCCCTCTGAGGGCCGACCTGGCCCCCCTACAGCCTCACTGGGCTCCACACCTTACAGCTCAGTGCCTCCTTCACCCACCTTCAGTGAACCAGGCATGGCGGGGGCGACCGAGGGCACCCGGCCAGGCCTGGAGGAGCTGTACTGGCTGGCTACACTGCAGCAgcagctgggggctggggaggcaTTGGGGCTGAGTCCTGAAGAGGCTGTGGagctgctgcaggggcagggcccagTCCCTGTTGATGGGCCCCACGGCTACTACCCAGGGAGCCCAGAGGAGACAGGAGCCCAGCACGTCCAG CTGGCAGAGCGGTTTTCCGACGCGGCGCTGGTCTCGATGTCTGTGCGGGAGCTAAACCGGCAGCTGCGGGGCTGCGGTCGCGACGAGGCGCTGCGGCTGAAGCAGAGGCGCCGCACGCTGAAGAACCGCGGCTACGCGCAGGCCTGTCGCTCCAAGCGGCTGCAGCAGCGGCGCGGGCTGGAGGCCGAGCGCGCCCGCCTGGCCGCCCAGCTGGACGCGCTGCGGGCCGAGGTGGCCCGCCTGGCCCGGGAGCGCGATCTCTACAAGGCTCGCTGTGACCGGCTAACCTCGAGCGGCCCCGGGTCCGGGGACCCCTCCCACCTCTTCCTCTGA